Proteins encoded within one genomic window of Geotalea daltonii FRC-32:
- a CDS encoding acyloxyacyl hydrolase produces MKTLPVMILLFLALNLSPPPANAQEGLKSIGIRSGISAKKKHEYFHQYEMFTEYGLPWDWRGDSGWGLGVKLDASAGALYGGKAIGFIGTLGPGFSFSKGNRGFAADIGSSLVILNKRNFGTQNFAGKLQFLIYLGLNYRFDNGLGLGYRIQHMSNAGLYNSVNPGLDLHMAAISWNF; encoded by the coding sequence ATGAAAACACTTCCGGTCATGATCCTGCTTTTTCTTGCGCTTAATCTCTCGCCCCCACCAGCAAATGCCCAAGAAGGACTGAAAAGTATCGGCATTCGTAGCGGCATTTCAGCGAAAAAGAAGCACGAATATTTCCATCAATACGAGATGTTCACGGAATACGGGCTGCCGTGGGACTGGCGTGGCGATTCAGGATGGGGGTTGGGAGTGAAGCTTGATGCTTCAGCCGGAGCACTTTATGGTGGAAAGGCAATAGGTTTTATCGGTACGCTTGGGCCAGGCTTCAGTTTTAGCAAGGGAAATCGCGGCTTTGCCGCAGATATAGGTTCCAGCCTGGTCATTCTCAACAAACGAAATTTCGGCACCCAGAATTTTGCAGGTAAACTGCAGTTCCTCATCTACCTGGGGCTGAACTACCGGTTCGACAACGGCCTTGGGCTAGGCTATCGCATCCAGCACATGTCCAATGCAGGATTGTACAACAGCGTCAATCCCGGTTTGGATCTGCACATGGCGGCCATAAGCTGGAACTTTTGA
- a CDS encoding LTA synthase family protein — protein sequence MWTKNRYLSLYTLFLIVFAFSFLTRTILLVKSLSSLELTPLLLAKIYGVGFFFDCVTFSYFAIPFVIVAMLLPDKVFNSTIFKALAGLVGFVVTYLMLFNVIAEYTFFDEFATRYNFIAIDYLIYTTEVIRNIRESYPVNWLLGGILLVNIFVFIFVRKHLTTAFSGTSRLGQRCKTGFLFLLLPILSFFFVDISMNHISPNNYADELASNGIYNLAAAFRNNELDFNKFYTVKENDVVMSALKRQLTEKGNHFVSSDTNEISRVIQHQGTERHLNVVVVIEESLSASFLGTFGNSTGITPNLDKLADESMFFTNLYATGTRTVRGLEAITLAMPPLPGTSIVKRPHNENFFSWGSVMKDKGYDNKFIYAGHGYFDNMNYFFANNGFATVDRLNFAKDEVTFTNAWGVCDEDLFMKAIKEGDASFAKKKPFFSVVMTTSNHRPYTYPDGKIDIPSKTGRDGGVKYADFAIGRLLAEAKKKPWFNDTIFVIVADHCAGSARKMALPVKDYRIPLFIYAPALIKPQKIDRMMSQIDIAPTVLGLLNLSYTTKFFGKDILNDQVGQERAFISTYQKLGFIEGNRLLVLGPKKETGFYTFTKGFSGDDKTTEIKPQDDLLVNGLGYYQGAYYVYKNRLNRLVK from the coding sequence ATGTGGACTAAAAACAGATACCTGTCATTGTACACCCTGTTCCTGATTGTATTTGCCTTTTCATTTCTCACCAGAACCATCCTTCTGGTCAAATCACTATCCAGCCTTGAGCTGACACCTCTTCTTTTGGCAAAGATTTACGGAGTCGGGTTCTTCTTTGACTGCGTCACCTTCAGTTACTTCGCCATACCTTTCGTCATTGTCGCCATGTTGCTTCCCGACAAGGTCTTCAACAGCACAATTTTCAAGGCTCTTGCCGGTTTAGTCGGCTTTGTCGTCACCTACCTGATGCTTTTCAACGTCATTGCCGAATATACTTTCTTCGATGAATTCGCCACCCGCTACAACTTTATCGCCATCGACTATCTGATCTACACTACCGAGGTCATTCGCAACATCCGCGAGTCGTATCCGGTCAACTGGCTACTGGGCGGAATTCTTCTGGTCAACATATTTGTCTTCATCTTCGTCAGGAAACATCTGACAACTGCCTTTTCCGGCACATCCCGACTGGGGCAAAGATGCAAAACCGGATTCTTGTTCCTTCTTCTGCCAATACTGTCCTTTTTCTTCGTCGATATTTCCATGAACCACATCTCTCCCAATAATTATGCCGACGAGCTGGCAAGTAACGGTATTTACAACCTGGCTGCCGCCTTCAGAAACAACGAGCTGGATTTCAACAAATTTTATACAGTTAAAGAAAACGACGTGGTCATGTCCGCCTTGAAAAGGCAATTGACTGAAAAAGGGAACCATTTCGTCAGCTCTGACACCAATGAGATTTCCCGGGTAATCCAGCATCAGGGAACGGAAAGACACCTGAATGTAGTTGTAGTAATTGAAGAGAGCCTGAGCGCCAGCTTCCTCGGCACCTTCGGCAACTCGACGGGGATTACCCCCAATCTTGACAAGCTGGCCGATGAGTCCATGTTCTTTACCAACCTTTACGCCACCGGAACACGAACAGTGCGCGGCCTTGAAGCGATAACCCTGGCCATGCCCCCACTTCCCGGCACATCCATCGTCAAGCGCCCCCATAACGAGAATTTTTTCTCCTGGGGTTCAGTAATGAAGGACAAAGGCTACGATAACAAATTCATCTATGCCGGGCACGGTTATTTCGATAACATGAACTACTTCTTTGCCAACAACGGCTTTGCCACCGTCGACCGGCTCAATTTCGCCAAGGATGAAGTAACGTTTACCAACGCTTGGGGAGTTTGCGACGAAGATCTCTTCATGAAGGCGATCAAGGAGGGTGATGCATCCTTTGCCAAAAAAAAACCATTCTTCAGTGTTGTCATGACCACCTCCAACCATCGTCCCTATACCTACCCCGACGGCAAGATTGATATCCCATCCAAAACAGGTCGAGATGGAGGTGTCAAATACGCCGACTTCGCCATTGGCAGGCTACTGGCTGAGGCAAAGAAGAAACCCTGGTTCAACGACACCATTTTTGTCATTGTTGCCGACCACTGTGCTGGCAGCGCCCGAAAGATGGCCCTGCCGGTCAAGGACTACCGGATCCCTCTCTTCATTTATGCCCCGGCACTGATCAAACCGCAGAAGATCGACCGGATGATGAGCCAGATTGATATAGCGCCCACCGTGCTTGGTTTGCTCAATCTCAGCTACACGACCAAATTTTTCGGCAAGGACATTCTGAACGATCAGGTTGGGCAAGAGCGGGCCTTCATTTCCACTTATCAGAAGCTTGGTTTTATTGAAGGTAACAGGCTGCTCGTCCTTGGTCCGAAAAAAGAAACCGGTTTTTATACCTTCACCAAAGGATTTTCGGGGGATGACAAGACAACCGAAATCAAGCCTCAGGATGACCTGCTTGTGAATGGACTGGGCTATTACCAGGGTGCCTACTACGTCTACAAAAACCGGCTAAACAGGCTCGTAAAGTAG
- a CDS encoding multicopper oxidase domain-containing protein encodes MKKLSFVLRTILILSIAVLTAPMAMAAPDAPHYFSHPNYANSPLPIIPGTCSVAATTCTADSDCPTGETCNGVLVSGGIRKFKDRLPGLGADKANNLGQYIPVAVPDTTTYPGSDYYVIELVEYTEKMHTDLPATKLRGYRQANVAGGPTPPHYLGPAIVATKDRPVRILFRNLLPIGAGGNLFLPTDTTVMGSGMTAEGHMMGPEADPQNPMCSEGGMMKAQMVADGHCYAENRATLHLHGGISPWISDGTPHQWTTPANENTPYPKGVSVVPVPDMPTPGPGEMTFFYTNQQSARLMFYHDHAWGITRLNVYAGEAAPYIITDDMEKKLLPAAVGNPAGLGILPGAADTIPLVIQDKTYVPNAAQLALQDQTWDTARWGGEGSLWLPHVYSPAQNPGDSSGVNQYGRWAYGPWFWPPTSIEHGPTANSYFDPNCNPDATWCEPPLMPGVPYLSMGMESFHDTPVVNGTVYPTIELDPKAYRFRVLNAANDRFFNLSLYKAVDADGALCNIATNPTPAAESTGVACTEVALNPTEVAAALEDTTIFPTPVAGTEGPNWIQIGTEGGFLPAPVVIPPQPTTWVNDPTVFNAGNVDQHSLLLAPAERADVVVDFSQFAGQTLILYNDAPAAFPARDPRYDYYTGNADLTDTGGAPSTLPGYGPNTRTVMQIKVKPGTGTPYNLSALETAFKAESLGGIGVFKNGQNPIIVGQGAYNSAYGTTFQNNGPNAGLVQIFDTSFSFKTLAGGAAGLSLTFPLQPKMIQDEMGEAFEHEYGRMSGFLGVETPNAQAGLQNMILYPYTNPPTEILDGIELPPGAEVTPIATNSDGTQIWKFTHNGVDTHPIHFHLYDVQLINRVGWDGIIRKPDLNELGWKDTVRISPLEDTIVALRPIIPRVPFDLPNSIRLIDPSMPEGAYLANTTAQEAAGLPIFAFDPNGEPIDIINHPVNFGWEYVVHCHILSHEEMDMMRSVAVAVAPKDPSTLSAAVAGTGNGRRVDLSWSDNSANETGFIVQRAASSGGPWATVATVASPTGSTKGTATYSDIIGNLNGTFFYRVQADNVVGDTWDYTDPALNEGAAFPTKTVYSGFSNTASIVVAPALAAPTNLTAAITSATQIRLNWTDASNNETSFVVWRSSNGAAATQIATVTRTAAESTATGGAVTFYNSGVTAGSTYAYYVTAVNAAGSSAPSNTATVNFSAPAAPASLTGAAVRITGNNTQDSVTLNWTDNADNESRFQIQQSLSSTFAGATTFNVGANVTTFSQNVSRALNYYYRVRATNVVGNSGWSNAVFVTTP; translated from the coding sequence ATGAAAAAGCTCTCTTTTGTTTTGCGGACCATCCTGATCTTGTCCATAGCCGTACTTACCGCCCCGATGGCCATGGCCGCACCCGATGCCCCTCACTACTTCAGCCACCCGAACTATGCCAACAGTCCGTTGCCGATCATCCCGGGGACATGTTCGGTTGCAGCGACAACCTGTACCGCCGACTCCGATTGTCCAACCGGCGAAACCTGCAACGGTGTGCTTGTCTCCGGCGGAATTCGCAAGTTCAAGGACCGACTGCCGGGCCTGGGGGCGGACAAGGCCAATAATCTGGGCCAGTACATCCCCGTGGCCGTTCCCGACACCACCACCTATCCCGGCTCGGATTACTACGTTATCGAACTGGTGGAATATACCGAGAAGATGCATACGGATCTACCCGCCACCAAGCTCCGCGGTTACCGGCAGGCCAATGTGGCAGGCGGACCGACTCCGCCCCATTACCTGGGACCGGCGATCGTCGCCACTAAAGACAGGCCGGTGCGGATACTCTTCCGCAACCTGCTTCCCATCGGTGCGGGGGGCAACCTGTTCCTGCCGACCGACACGACGGTCATGGGCTCGGGGATGACGGCCGAAGGTCATATGATGGGGCCGGAGGCGGACCCGCAGAACCCGATGTGCAGCGAGGGTGGGATGATGAAAGCGCAGATGGTCGCCGACGGCCACTGTTATGCGGAGAATCGCGCCACGCTGCACCTGCACGGCGGTATCAGCCCATGGATCAGCGACGGCACACCGCACCAGTGGACCACTCCTGCAAATGAGAATACACCGTATCCGAAGGGGGTCAGTGTCGTTCCGGTTCCAGATATGCCCACTCCCGGCCCCGGCGAGATGACCTTTTTCTACACCAACCAGCAGAGCGCCCGGCTCATGTTCTACCACGATCATGCCTGGGGGATCACCCGCCTGAACGTCTATGCTGGGGAGGCCGCTCCCTATATCATCACCGACGATATGGAAAAGAAGTTGCTTCCTGCTGCAGTGGGCAACCCTGCGGGGCTCGGGATCCTTCCCGGAGCGGCCGATACCATCCCCCTGGTCATCCAGGACAAGACTTATGTGCCGAATGCAGCACAGCTCGCCCTGCAGGACCAGACCTGGGACACGGCCCGGTGGGGGGGAGAGGGGAGTCTCTGGCTGCCGCACGTCTACTCGCCCGCTCAGAATCCGGGCGACAGCTCTGGCGTCAACCAGTACGGCCGCTGGGCCTACGGCCCCTGGTTCTGGCCACCCACCAGCATAGAGCACGGACCGACTGCGAACTCCTACTTCGACCCAAACTGCAACCCGGACGCGACGTGGTGCGAACCGCCGCTTATGCCCGGGGTCCCATACCTGTCCATGGGAATGGAGTCGTTCCACGACACGCCGGTCGTTAACGGTACGGTCTACCCGACGATCGAGCTAGACCCGAAAGCATACAGGTTCCGGGTTCTGAATGCCGCCAACGACCGCTTCTTCAATCTGTCCCTCTACAAGGCGGTCGACGCCGACGGTGCTCTGTGCAACATCGCCACCAATCCCACTCCGGCAGCCGAGAGCACAGGTGTGGCATGCACCGAAGTGGCCCTGAACCCCACCGAAGTGGCCGCCGCTCTGGAAGACACCACGATTTTCCCGACTCCCGTTGCGGGGACGGAAGGTCCGAACTGGATCCAGATCGGTACGGAAGGGGGTTTTCTGCCGGCTCCGGTCGTTATCCCTCCGCAGCCGACCACTTGGGTGAATGACCCGACGGTGTTCAACGCCGGAAACGTGGACCAGCATTCGTTACTCCTTGCACCGGCCGAGCGGGCGGACGTGGTAGTGGATTTTTCCCAGTTCGCCGGTCAGACGCTCATTCTGTACAACGACGCACCTGCAGCCTTCCCGGCGCGAGATCCGCGTTATGACTACTACACCGGCAATGCCGACCTGACCGATACTGGCGGGGCGCCTTCCACCCTTCCCGGTTACGGCCCCAACACCCGCACTGTCATGCAGATCAAAGTAAAGCCAGGAACCGGAACACCTTACAACCTGTCCGCGCTCGAAACAGCGTTTAAAGCGGAGAGCCTCGGAGGAATCGGGGTATTCAAGAACGGCCAGAACCCGATCATCGTCGGGCAGGGGGCCTACAACTCGGCATATGGCACCACTTTCCAGAACAACGGGCCGAATGCCGGCCTGGTACAGATATTCGATACCTCTTTCAGCTTCAAAACCCTTGCGGGAGGAGCTGCCGGGCTTTCACTCACCTTCCCGCTGCAGCCGAAGATGATACAGGACGAGATGGGTGAGGCCTTCGAGCATGAATACGGGCGCATGAGCGGGTTCTTGGGAGTCGAAACTCCCAACGCCCAGGCTGGACTGCAGAACATGATCCTTTACCCCTACACGAACCCGCCGACGGAAATCCTCGACGGAATTGAGCTGCCGCCCGGGGCGGAGGTCACCCCCATCGCTACAAACAGTGACGGGACTCAGATCTGGAAATTTACCCACAACGGGGTGGACACGCATCCGATCCACTTCCACCTCTACGACGTACAGCTCATCAACCGGGTCGGCTGGGACGGGATCATCCGGAAGCCTGACCTCAACGAACTCGGCTGGAAGGATACCGTCCGGATAAGCCCGCTGGAAGACACTATCGTGGCATTGAGGCCGATCATTCCCCGTGTCCCCTTCGATCTTCCCAACAGCATCCGTCTTATCGATCCGTCGATGCCGGAAGGGGCGTACCTTGCCAACACGACTGCACAGGAAGCGGCCGGTCTCCCCATCTTCGCTTTCGATCCCAACGGAGAGCCGATCGACATCATCAACCACCCTGTCAACTTCGGCTGGGAGTACGTCGTCCACTGTCACATCCTGAGCCATGAAGAAATGGACATGATGCGCTCCGTAGCTGTGGCGGTAGCGCCGAAGGACCCGTCCACTCTGTCTGCAGCAGTTGCAGGCACCGGCAATGGACGGCGCGTGGATTTGAGCTGGTCTGACAACTCCGCGAACGAGACCGGCTTTATCGTTCAGAGAGCCGCCAGCAGCGGTGGTCCCTGGGCTACCGTGGCAACGGTGGCGTCCCCGACCGGCTCAACAAAGGGCACGGCGACCTATTCGGACATCATCGGCAACTTGAATGGAACGTTCTTCTATCGGGTGCAGGCCGACAACGTGGTGGGAGACACCTGGGACTATACGGATCCCGCACTGAACGAAGGAGCCGCCTTCCCCACCAAGACTGTGTACTCCGGATTTTCGAACACTGCGAGCATCGTAGTAGCTCCTGCGCTGGCGGCGCCGACCAACCTCACGGCGGCGATCACATCTGCAACGCAGATCAGGCTGAACTGGACCGATGCGTCAAACAATGAGACGAGCTTCGTGGTCTGGCGTTCTTCCAATGGCGCGGCTGCCACACAGATCGCTACCGTCACCCGGACTGCAGCCGAGTCCACGGCGACGGGTGGCGCCGTAACATTCTACAACAGCGGGGTGACAGCCGGAAGCACGTACGCGTACTACGTGACAGCCGTAAATGCTGCGGGTTCGTCGGCTCCATCGAACACGGCCACCGTGAACTTCTCCGCTCCGGCGGCTCCGGCAAGTTTAACCGGGGCGGCAGTAAGAATTACAGGCAACAACACGCAGGATAGTGTCACGCTGAACTGGACAGACAACGCCGACAACGAATCTAGATTCCAGATCCAACAATCACTTTCCTCGACATTCGCCGGCGCGACTACCTTCAATGTCGGCGCCAACGTGACGACCTTCAGCCAGAATGTGTCACGAGCATTAAATTACTATTACCGCGTCCGGGCGACCAACGTCGTTGGTAACTCCGGCTGGTCGAATGCAGTGTTCGTAACAACACCATAG
- a CDS encoding diacylglycerol/lipid kinase family protein, giving the protein MPRRCFLIVNPTSGSYSRRRIDSVMRSLERAGLVPQLLLTESAEDASLFARRICAEEPEPFIVAGGGDGTVNGLVNGLVPGVATLGVLPLGTANVLAKELCIRSLNESVEKIVRQQSRPISVGMLESAGKSAYFLLMAGIGFDGAVVEGMRLSEKRIVGKGAYLLSALRVLADWDRQLFTISIDGKDMTCHGVVICNASKYGGNFILAPGADISNPDFQVVCVKDSRLTTYLKLMMGLAAGRISGEGISTIRGREIVIGGEKAVQLDGDFHCHGPVRVTAVENFLNIIV; this is encoded by the coding sequence ATGCCCAGACGCTGCTTTCTTATCGTTAATCCCACCTCGGGAAGCTATTCGCGCCGCAGGATCGATTCTGTCATGAGAAGTCTGGAACGAGCCGGCCTTGTCCCACAACTGCTCCTCACCGAAAGTGCTGAAGATGCCTCTCTCTTTGCCAGGCGCATCTGTGCTGAAGAACCTGAACCTTTTATCGTTGCCGGTGGTGGCGACGGAACCGTTAACGGATTGGTGAACGGGCTGGTGCCGGGAGTGGCGACCTTGGGCGTGCTCCCCCTGGGTACGGCGAACGTACTGGCGAAAGAATTGTGTATTCGGTCGCTGAATGAGTCTGTGGAGAAAATTGTCAGACAACAGTCTAGGCCGATTTCTGTAGGGATGCTTGAGTCCGCCGGAAAATCGGCTTATTTTCTTTTGATGGCCGGCATCGGCTTTGACGGAGCGGTAGTGGAAGGAATGCGGCTGTCGGAGAAGCGGATCGTCGGTAAAGGGGCCTACCTGCTTTCCGCCCTGCGGGTTCTGGCAGACTGGGACCGGCAGTTGTTCACAATCAGCATTGACGGCAAGGATATGACATGTCATGGGGTGGTCATCTGCAATGCCTCCAAATATGGGGGCAATTTTATTCTCGCCCCGGGAGCCGATATATCCAATCCGGACTTCCAGGTGGTATGTGTTAAGGACAGCCGCCTGACGACTTACCTCAAGCTGATGATGGGTTTGGCTGCAGGTAGAATTTCCGGAGAGGGTATATCAACGATTAGGGGGCGTGAGATAGTCATCGGCGGGGAGAAGGCTGTCCAGCTGGATGGCGATTTCCATTGTCACGGGCCGGTACGGGTTACTGCCGTTGAGAACTTCCTCAACATCATCGTCTGA
- the msrA gene encoding peptide-methionine (S)-S-oxide reductase MsrA, with amino-acid sequence MEKLETATLAGGCFWCTEAVFHGLKGVHKVLSGYAGGSVENPTYEEVCSGRTKHAESVQICYDPQTISFAELLDVFWRIHDPTTLNRQGADRGSQYRSIIFYHDDTQKRIAEDSKKKAAANGLWPDPIVTEIVPFTSFYPAEGYHQNYYRFNRTQPYCRMVIDPKMEKLRKTFTDRIKEVDV; translated from the coding sequence ATGGAAAAACTTGAAACGGCGACGCTTGCCGGTGGATGTTTCTGGTGCACGGAGGCAGTGTTCCACGGACTTAAGGGTGTACACAAGGTGTTATCAGGCTATGCCGGCGGCAGTGTGGAAAATCCCACCTATGAAGAAGTCTGCAGCGGCAGGACCAAGCATGCCGAGTCGGTTCAGATATGCTATGATCCGCAGACCATATCCTTTGCCGAACTGCTGGATGTGTTCTGGCGCATACATGATCCTACAACCTTGAATCGCCAGGGGGCCGACCGGGGCAGCCAGTACAGGTCGATCATATTCTATCATGATGACACGCAGAAACGGATTGCTGAAGATTCAAAGAAAAAGGCCGCGGCGAATGGCTTATGGCCTGATCCCATAGTAACCGAGATTGTCCCTTTCACCAGCTTCTATCCTGCGGAAGGATATCATCAGAATTATTATCGTTTCAACCGAACTCAGCCATATTGTCGAATGGTGATAGATCCAAAGATGGAGAAGCTGCGGAAAACCTTCACTGATCGAATCAAGGAAGTGGATGTCTAG
- a CDS encoding GspE/PulE family protein translates to MTTPKKSLTIKNVSQILLKRGLITEEQFKEVISKGETQAARLHSHQQSGYSRRFAQGTDQISPAEVISSFNLVMPNSGKILSEDSITEVIAQASGLEYLKIDPLKLDLDVVTRYVSRPFALKNVIVPVGEQDGKVIIAVADPFNTAAIGDLAAAVKISPRLVLASRSDILKILREFFGFRASIMAAENEAVTSTDLSNLEQYVKLRGQSDIEGTDQHIIAAVEFLLQYAFDQRASDIHIEPKREMSLVRLRVDGVLHNIHTIPRQLHPPIVSRIKLLSRLDLAEKRRPQDGRIKTNHKGKEVELRVSTLPVAFGEKVVIRIFDPEILMQDLDRIGFYPREYQLYSSFIRKPNGIILVTGPTGSGKTTTLYSSLRALASPEINIVTVEDPIEMVMEEFNQVGVQSAIGVNFATVLRNILRQDPDIIMIGEIRDRETAENAVQAALTGHLVLSTLHTNDAPSSVTRLIDLGVPSFLISSTVNGIIAQRLLRTICPHCKKERQLRDEEIAYLQLEPGKYAVQEGGGCSECRGTGYKGRTGIFEVLDFTDSIKEVLSDQVDLASLYAAAKKDGMISLRQVAIRKMLEGVTTYEEVVAITG, encoded by the coding sequence ATGACAACACCAAAAAAGTCGCTCACCATAAAAAATGTCAGCCAGATATTGCTAAAACGTGGCCTAATAACCGAAGAACAATTCAAAGAAGTTATCTCCAAAGGGGAGACGCAGGCCGCACGCCTGCACAGCCATCAACAGTCAGGCTACTCCCGCCGCTTTGCCCAAGGTACCGATCAGATATCTCCGGCAGAGGTCATTTCTTCCTTCAACCTGGTCATGCCGAACAGTGGCAAGATACTAAGCGAGGACTCAATCACTGAGGTTATAGCACAGGCCTCTGGTCTGGAGTATCTGAAGATTGACCCTCTCAAGCTTGATCTTGATGTGGTCACCAGATATGTCTCAAGGCCCTTCGCCCTGAAAAACGTAATTGTTCCTGTGGGCGAACAGGATGGAAAGGTCATAATCGCCGTCGCAGACCCCTTTAACACTGCAGCCATTGGCGATTTGGCCGCTGCTGTAAAAATATCTCCAAGACTGGTCCTGGCATCTCGCAGCGATATTCTAAAGATCCTACGGGAGTTTTTTGGTTTTCGTGCCTCAATTATGGCAGCGGAAAACGAGGCAGTGACCTCCACCGACCTCTCCAATCTTGAACAGTATGTAAAGCTGCGGGGACAGTCGGATATAGAAGGCACAGATCAACACATCATCGCGGCCGTTGAATTCCTGCTCCAGTATGCCTTTGACCAGCGGGCCAGCGATATCCATATTGAACCCAAGCGGGAGATGTCCTTGGTCAGGCTGCGGGTGGATGGCGTTCTGCACAACATCCACACCATACCGCGGCAGCTTCACCCCCCTATCGTTTCCCGCATTAAGCTCCTCTCCCGTCTTGACCTGGCCGAGAAGCGCCGTCCCCAGGACGGACGCATCAAGACCAACCACAAAGGAAAAGAAGTTGAATTAAGGGTATCCACATTGCCTGTCGCCTTTGGCGAAAAAGTAGTTATCAGGATCTTTGATCCGGAGATTCTCATGCAGGACCTGGACAGGATAGGTTTCTATCCCCGTGAATATCAGCTCTACAGTTCCTTTATCCGCAAACCCAATGGCATTATTCTAGTCACCGGCCCAACGGGCAGCGGCAAGACCACCACCCTTTATTCCTCCTTGCGGGCATTGGCATCACCAGAAATAAATATTGTCACGGTGGAAGACCCCATAGAGATGGTCATGGAGGAGTTCAACCAAGTTGGTGTTCAGTCGGCAATTGGTGTCAACTTTGCCACTGTGCTGCGCAATATCCTCAGGCAGGACCCGGACATCATCATGATTGGCGAGATCCGTGACCGTGAAACAGCCGAGAATGCCGTCCAGGCTGCGCTCACAGGACATCTTGTTCTCTCCACCCTGCATACAAACGACGCACCGTCATCAGTGACACGTCTCATCGACCTGGGCGTCCCATCATTCCTCATATCCTCCACGGTCAACGGTATCATTGCCCAACGTCTGCTAAGGACCATTTGTCCCCACTGCAAAAAGGAACGGCAGCTGCGTGATGAGGAGATAGCTTACCTGCAACTGGAACCTGGCAAATATGCGGTGCAAGAAGGTGGCGGCTGCTCGGAATGCCGGGGGACCGGCTATAAAGGAAGGACTGGCATATTTGAGGTATTGGATTTCACGGACTCCATTAAAGAAGTCCTCTCCGATCAGGTGGATCTGGCGAGTTTATACGCAGCAGCAAAGAAAGACGGCATGATAAGCCTGCGGCAGGTGGCAATCAGAAAAATGCTTGAAGGAGTAACAACCTATGAGGAAGTAGTAGCGATAACGGGATAA
- the bfr gene encoding bacterioferritin, whose product MKGSDKVIEHLNARLAEELTAINQYMVHAEMCENWGYDRLYKAIEGRSMVEMKHAEKLIARILFLDGRPIVSNLNKMNIGAEVELMLRNDHAYELEAIHGYNDSIRVAVEEKDNGTRDLLQSILDNEEEHIDWIEAQLDQIQQMGLQQYLAEQTA is encoded by the coding sequence ATGAAAGGAAGCGATAAGGTCATCGAACACCTGAATGCCAGGCTGGCCGAGGAACTTACGGCCATCAACCAGTATATGGTCCATGCGGAAATGTGTGAAAACTGGGGGTATGACCGGCTTTACAAGGCCATAGAAGGCCGTTCCATGGTTGAGATGAAGCATGCGGAAAAGCTGATAGCCCGGATCCTTTTTCTCGACGGGAGGCCGATCGTCAGCAATCTGAACAAGATGAACATCGGCGCCGAGGTGGAACTGATGCTGCGCAATGACCACGCTTACGAATTGGAGGCGATCCACGGATATAACGACAGCATCAGGGTGGCTGTTGAAGAAAAGGACAACGGCACCAGGGATCTGCTCCAGTCCATCCTGGATAACGAGGAAGAGCATATCGACTGGATCGAGGCGCAGCTGGATCAGATTCAGCAGATGGGACTGCAGCAGTACCTGGCCGAACAAACCGCCTGA